In the Candidatus Rhodoblastus alkanivorans genome, one interval contains:
- the hypD gene encoding hydrogenase formation protein HypD, whose protein sequence is MKYVDEYRDGKLARKIAGKIRDEVRPGKSYRFMEFCGGHTHAIARYGLEDLLPPNVHMIHGPGCPVCVLPVGRMDDAIRLARRPDITLCTYADLMRVPSSDGMSLLKAKAAGADIRMVYSTLDALRIARAEPERKVVFFAIGFETTTPPTALALLNARSQGLKNFFVFCNHVLTPAAISALVGDPKAAASVPLDGFVGPAHVSTVIGTKPYAEFAENYGKAVVIAGFEPLDVMQAILMLVRQINEGRHEIENEYIRAVTPEGNVKAQDVVAKVFELREAFEWRGLGAVPFSALKLREEFAAFDAEKVFDIHTVAAQDNPACECGAILRGEKKPVDCKLFGTVCTPDNPMGSCMVSSEGSCAAHWTYGRFRDAGAAREKVDASFSQKRLANQKAERQAS, encoded by the coding sequence ATGAAATATGTCGATGAATATCGCGACGGCAAGCTCGCGCGAAAAATCGCGGGAAAAATCCGCGACGAAGTCCGGCCCGGCAAATCCTATCGCTTCATGGAATTCTGCGGCGGCCACACTCACGCCATTGCGCGCTATGGGCTCGAAGATTTGTTGCCGCCCAATGTGCATATGATCCATGGCCCCGGCTGTCCGGTCTGCGTCTTGCCGGTCGGCCGCATGGACGATGCGATCAGGCTCGCGCGCCGGCCTGACATTACGCTGTGCACCTATGCCGACCTCATGCGCGTGCCGTCTTCCGACGGCATGAGCCTGCTGAAGGCCAAGGCGGCGGGCGCCGACATCCGCATGGTCTATTCGACGCTCGACGCTCTGCGCATCGCGCGCGCGGAGCCCGAACGCAAGGTGGTGTTCTTCGCCATCGGCTTCGAGACGACGACGCCGCCGACCGCTCTCGCCTTGCTGAATGCGCGAAGCCAGGGGCTGAAAAATTTCTTCGTCTTCTGCAATCATGTGCTTACCCCCGCGGCGATTTCCGCGCTCGTCGGAGATCCGAAGGCGGCTGCCTCTGTGCCGCTCGACGGCTTTGTCGGCCCGGCCCATGTCTCGACCGTGATCGGCACGAAACCTTATGCGGAATTTGCCGAGAACTACGGCAAGGCGGTGGTGATCGCCGGCTTCGAACCGCTCGACGTGATGCAGGCCATTCTGATGCTGGTGCGCCAGATCAACGAGGGGCGGCACGAAATCGAAAACGAATATATTCGCGCGGTGACGCCAGAGGGCAATGTCAAGGCGCAGGACGTGGTGGCGAAGGTTTTCGAACTGCGCGAGGCGTTCGAATGGCGCGGCTTGGGCGCCGTGCCCTTCAGCGCGCTTAAATTGCGCGAGGAATTTGCAGCTTTCGACGCGGAAAAGGTCTTCGACATCCACACCGTTGCGGCGCAGGACAATCCGGCCTGCGAATGCGGCGCGATCCTGCGCGGCGAGAAGAAGCCGGTCGATTGCAAATTGTTCGGCACGGTCTGCACGCCGGACAATCCGATGGGATCCTGCATGGTGTCGTCGGAAGGCTCCTGCGCCGCGCATTGGACTTATGGCCGCTTCCGCGACGCGGGCGCGGCGCGCGAAAAAGTGGACGCCAGTTTTTCGCAAAAGCGCCTCGCCAATCAAAAAGCTGAAAGGCAAGCCTCATGA
- a CDS encoding HypC/HybG/HupF family hydrogenase formation chaperone: protein MCLGIPMTIVEGDEISALCERGGELRRVSLLLIGPQAVGTKVLVHIDSAIRTLDAGEAAQIGRALDGLAAALRGEDFEEAFADLIERGPQLPEHLR from the coding sequence ATGTGCCTTGGGATCCCGATGACCATTGTCGAAGGCGACGAGATTTCGGCGCTTTGCGAACGTGGCGGCGAGCTGCGGCGGGTGTCGCTGCTCCTGATCGGGCCTCAGGCCGTCGGAACAAAGGTTCTGGTCCATATCGATTCCGCGATCCGGACTCTGGACGCGGGAGAGGCGGCCCAGATCGGCCGGGCCCTCGACGGCCTCGCCGCCGCCTTGCGCGGCGAGGATTTCGAAGAGGCCTTCGCCGATCTGATCGAACGCGGGCCGCAATTGCCCGAACATCTGCGCTGA
- a CDS encoding HupE/UreJ family protein yields the protein MKRFWQTAAAAAALVAIPVAASAHPGLHATGFEDGFIHPFTGADHLMAMTAVGYWAGQFGGRMRFVIPAVFVGVMALGAALGFHSEAPGFIEYGIAASVAIMGALIAFDVKMPAPAAAGLVGLFAFFHGFAHGAEAPAAATQVLFFSGFVAASLILQGAGLALASLRPGRTLSRVAGALVAVGGVWMLSGA from the coding sequence ATGAAGAGATTTTGGCAAACCGCCGCCGCCGCCGCCGCGCTCGTCGCCATTCCCGTCGCCGCCTCGGCGCATCCCGGACTGCACGCGACCGGCTTCGAGGACGGCTTCATCCATCCCTTTACCGGCGCTGACCATTTGATGGCCATGACCGCGGTCGGCTATTGGGCCGGCCAGTTCGGCGGCCGCATGCGTTTCGTCATTCCAGCGGTCTTCGTCGGCGTCATGGCGCTCGGCGCGGCGCTGGGCTTTCATTCCGAGGCGCCCGGCTTCATCGAATATGGGATCGCCGCCTCCGTTGCGATCATGGGCGCGCTCATCGCCTTCGACGTGAAGATGCCGGCGCCCGCCGCGGCGGGCCTTGTCGGCCTGTTCGCCTTCTTCCATGGTTTCGCCCATGGCGCCGAGGCGCCGGCCGCCGCCACGCAGGTTCTGTTCTTCTCCGGCTTCGTGGCGGCGAGCCTGATCCTTCAGGGCGCCGGCCTCGCGCTTGCCTCCCTGCGCCCGGGCCGGACGCTGTCGCGCGTCGCCGGCGCGCTGGTTGCGGTCGGCGGCGTCTGGATGCTGAGCGGCGCCTGA
- a CDS encoding nickel-dependent hydrogenase large subunit produces the protein MSAAAACLILRAKLRDGMVENVEIVSPRADPSPIFIGLAPKEAAVLAGRLFSLCPASQSIAAQAASEAALGVAIDAASRRTRALNLLCERLGEMLRASLLDWPRDGAPAPEDVLRLRDALRLLRALPQAPDAARMRELRAATGALGLNAERGENFFARQLAEARADDALWTLPSREADFLSAADDGQVRAAMSRDAAFSRAPELPGRRPETGAGARQGRGGGVAARLAARIDDMAATVEAIEKALQGGDAPDGLLCAQGEGGQGFAAVDSARGRLYHFLRLDGAGRIADYRIVAPTEWNFHPEGPCVHALRGARIGAGAEARRRVERLAFVFDPCIRAIAELPDKSDA, from the coding sequence ATGAGCGCGGCCGCCGCATGCCTGATCCTGCGCGCCAAGCTGCGCGACGGCATGGTCGAAAATGTCGAGATCGTCTCGCCGCGCGCCGATCCCTCTCCCATTTTCATCGGCCTCGCGCCGAAGGAGGCGGCCGTTCTCGCCGGCCGCCTGTTCTCGCTCTGCCCGGCGTCGCAATCGATCGCCGCGCAAGCCGCGAGCGAGGCGGCGCTCGGCGTGGCGATAGACGCCGCGTCGCGGCGGACGCGGGCGCTGAACCTGCTCTGTGAAAGGCTCGGCGAGATGCTGCGCGCCAGCCTGCTCGACTGGCCGCGCGACGGTGCGCCCGCGCCGGAGGACGTCCTGAGGCTGCGCGACGCATTGAGGCTTTTGCGCGCCCTGCCGCAGGCGCCGGATGCGGCCCGGATGCGGGAGCTGCGCGCCGCGACCGGCGCTTTGGGCCTGAACGCCGAACGCGGGGAGAACTTCTTCGCGCGCCAGCTCGCCGAGGCGCGCGCCGACGACGCGCTTTGGACCTTGCCGTCGCGCGAGGCGGATTTCTTGAGCGCGGCGGATGATGGGCAAGTGCGCGCCGCCATGAGCCGCGACGCGGCTTTTTCGCGCGCGCCGGAACTGCCGGGGCGACGCCCGGAGACAGGCGCGGGAGCGCGCCAGGGTCGCGGCGGCGGCGTCGCGGCGCGGCTCGCCGCGCGCATCGACGACATGGCGGCGACCGTCGAGGCGATCGAAAAGGCGCTGCAAGGGGGCGACGCGCCGGACGGGCTGCTCTGCGCCCAGGGCGAAGGCGGCCAAGGCTTTGCTGCGGTCGATTCGGCGCGCGGACGGCTTTATCATTTTTTGCGGCTGGACGGCGCGGGGCGGATCGCGGATTATCGCATCGTTGCGCCGACGGAATGGAACTTTCATCCCGAAGGGCCTTGCGTTCACGCCCTGCGCGGCGCGAGAATCGGCGCCGGAGCCGAGGCCAGGAGGCGGGTTGAGCGGCTGGCCTTTGTGTTCGATCCTTGCATCCGCGCCATCGCCGAACTTCCGGACAAAAGCGATGCATGA
- a CDS encoding HypC/HybG/HupF family hydrogenase formation chaperone yields MCLAIPVQVTELLDGDMARVTLDGVKKEISLALVDDVKPGDYVILHVGYALNKIDADEAEKTLALLAEAGQLREFSA; encoded by the coding sequence ATGTGCCTGGCTATTCCCGTTCAGGTCACGGAACTGCTCGATGGCGACATGGCGCGTGTGACGCTCGACGGCGTGAAGAAGGAGATTTCGCTCGCGCTGGTCGATGACGTGAAGCCCGGCGATTACGTCATCCTCCATGTCGGCTATGCGCTCAACAAGATCGACGCCGACGAGGCGGAAAAGACTCTCGCCCTCTTGGCCGAGGCGGGGCAACTGCGGGAGTTCAGCGCATGA
- a CDS encoding rubredoxin: protein MSGFENFGKKLNVEDDAKMECGVCWHVYDPAEGDPVWQIPPGTPFSALPEDWRCPHCDAAQERFMRLGDNG, encoded by the coding sequence ATGAGCGGATTCGAGAATTTCGGCAAAAAGCTGAATGTCGAAGATGATGCGAAAATGGAATGCGGCGTCTGCTGGCATGTCTATGATCCGGCCGAGGGCGACCCGGTGTGGCAAATTCCCCCGGGGACGCCGTTCTCAGCGCTGCCGGAGGACTGGCGCTGTCCGCATTGCGACGCGGCGCAGGAACGTTTCATGAGGCTCGGCGATAATGGATGA
- a CDS encoding hydrogenase expression/formation protein, giving the protein MKAGFWVAPEGGEQAMSVMPIGGEPLDETPAGRKISLLATGKAEDLIAACPRVRQLLPDIVAALETQAENAPGRLFDLTEFSSDEILLVEQVTGEGEVAGVVSLPDGIGAQIHESVMAGLWRVRFTDAGGKLVADYLEVSSLPEIARRAALNNCQPLTSGEPPAGAMNVMPLLTEIASRSAAHKPGDAAHTITFSLLPMSPDDMSHLQRRLGPGAVRLVSKGYGSCRILSTATRNVWSVQFFNAMDEIILDTLEIGDAPAAACAAQEDFRESARRLREIEEAYFA; this is encoded by the coding sequence ATGAAAGCGGGATTTTGGGTCGCGCCCGAGGGCGGCGAACAAGCGATGAGCGTCATGCCGATCGGCGGCGAGCCTTTGGACGAGACGCCCGCCGGGCGAAAAATCTCGCTGCTCGCGACCGGGAAGGCCGAGGATCTGATCGCCGCCTGTCCGCGCGTGCGCCAGTTGCTGCCCGACATTGTCGCGGCGCTGGAGACGCAGGCGGAAAACGCGCCCGGCCGGCTGTTCGACCTCACCGAATTTTCGTCGGACGAAATCCTGCTCGTCGAACAGGTGACAGGCGAGGGCGAGGTCGCGGGCGTGGTGTCGCTGCCGGACGGGATCGGCGCGCAAATCCATGAATCGGTCATGGCCGGCCTGTGGCGGGTGCGCTTCACCGACGCCGGCGGCAAGCTGGTCGCCGATTATCTCGAAGTGTCGAGCCTGCCGGAAATCGCGCGCCGCGCCGCCTTGAACAATTGCCAGCCCCTGACGTCCGGCGAGCCGCCCGCCGGCGCGATGAACGTCATGCCGCTCCTGACCGAGATCGCCAGCCGCTCTGCGGCGCATAAGCCGGGCGACGCCGCCCACACCATCACCTTCTCGCTGCTGCCGATGTCGCCGGACGACATGAGCCATTTGCAGCGGCGCCTCGGCCCCGGCGCGGTGCGGCTGGTCTCCAAGGGCTATGGCTCTTGCCGCATCCTTTCGACCGCGACCAGAAATGTCTGGTCGGTCCAGTTCTTCAACGCCATGGACGAGATCATTCTCGACACGCTCGAAATCGGCGATGCGCCGGCGGCGGCCTGTGCGGCGCAGGAGGATTTTCGCGAAAGCGCCCGGCGGCTGCGCGAGATCGAGGAGGCCTATTTCGCATGA
- the hypB gene encoding hydrogenase nickel incorporation protein HypB encodes MCTVCGCGTATQENEKQKDDKHAHAHHHVHAHGDHVHSHPHDHDHPHDHDHHHDPDHHHHHDHSHGAGETHDYGAGLAGVHAPGLSQERIVQIERDILSKNRSYAEDNRGLFARKGVLALNFVSSPGSGKTSLLVRTIEDLNDRHGIAVIEGDQQTSNDAERIRATGARALQVNTGKGCHLDAHMVGHALETLDIADNSLLFIENVGNLVCPAAFDLGEAHKVVLLSVTEGEDKPAKYPDMFAVADLMLLNKSDLLPHLDFDVGACIAHALRVNPNLQTLVVSAKSGEGLAAFYAWIEARAALARRKAQERKAG; translated from the coding sequence ATGTGCACGGTTTGCGGCTGCGGAACGGCCACCCAGGAAAACGAAAAGCAGAAGGACGACAAGCACGCCCACGCGCATCATCATGTCCATGCGCACGGCGATCACGTCCATTCCCATCCCCATGATCACGATCACCCGCACGACCATGATCACCATCATGATCCCGATCATCACCACCATCACGATCATTCGCATGGCGCTGGCGAAACGCATGATTATGGCGCCGGTCTCGCCGGCGTCCATGCGCCCGGCCTGAGCCAGGAGCGCATTGTCCAGATCGAGCGCGACATCTTGTCCAAGAATCGCTCCTATGCGGAGGACAATCGCGGGCTTTTCGCCCGAAAAGGCGTGCTGGCGCTGAATTTCGTCTCCAGCCCCGGTTCGGGCAAAACCTCGCTCCTGGTGCGCACGATCGAGGATCTCAACGACCGCCACGGCATAGCGGTGATCGAAGGCGACCAGCAGACCTCCAACGACGCCGAGCGCATCCGCGCCACCGGCGCCCGCGCACTCCAGGTCAATACCGGCAAAGGCTGCCATCTCGACGCCCATATGGTCGGCCATGCGCTGGAGACGCTGGACATCGCAGACAATTCCCTGCTGTTCATCGAGAATGTCGGCAATCTGGTCTGCCCGGCGGCTTTCGACCTCGGCGAGGCGCACAAGGTCGTCCTGCTCTCGGTGACCGAAGGCGAGGACAAGCCGGCGAAATATCCCGACATGTTCGCCGTCGCTGATCTGATGCTGCTGAACAAATCGGACCTGCTGCCGCATCTCGATTTCGACGTCGGCGCCTGCATCGCCCATGCGTTGCGGGTCAATCCCAATCTGCAAACGCTGGTCGTCTCGGCCAAGTCCGGGGAAGGCCTTGCCGCCTTCTACGCCTGGATCGAGGCGCGCGCGGCTCTGGCGCGGCGCAAGGCCCAGGAGAGAAAGGCCGGCTGA
- a CDS encoding hydrogenase accessory protein has protein sequence MDHPVLNALVARAGLLLVDESNIDAFLAPAAGECSNALLFFSGAAAPRPESSDVATILPEILRAFEGRLRGAIVAPEAEASLKTRFQVFVAPSLCVTRGAAPVAVLPKILDWADYLERIEAALDPQAPVLTAAAGPKTVFTFSQGADR, from the coding sequence ATGGATCATCCCGTTCTGAACGCGCTTGTCGCGCGCGCCGGCCTGCTTTTGGTCGATGAATCCAATATCGACGCCTTTCTCGCCCCGGCGGCGGGCGAATGTTCGAACGCGCTGCTGTTCTTCTCCGGCGCCGCCGCGCCGCGGCCGGAAAGCTCCGACGTCGCGACCATCCTGCCCGAAATCCTGCGCGCATTCGAAGGACGGCTGCGCGGCGCCATTGTCGCGCCCGAAGCCGAGGCCAGCCTGAAAACCCGTTTCCAGGTTTTCGTCGCGCCCTCGCTCTGCGTCACGCGGGGCGCGGCGCCGGTCGCAGTTTTGCCGAAAATTCTCGATTGGGCGGACTATCTCGAACGGATCGAGGCGGCGCTCGACCCGCAGGCGCCGGTCTTGACCGCCGCAGCGGGTCCGAAAACGGTGTTCACATTCTCGCAGGGGGCGGATCGATGA
- a CDS encoding HyaD/HybD family hydrogenase maturation endopeptidase, with translation MEARPQPTILVLGIGNILWADEGFGVRALETFNALYATPKNVSLLDGGTQGLYLVQFVEAADYLLVFDAIDYGLEPGSLKIVQGDEVPKFTGAKKMSLHQTGFQEVLSAADLLGSYPEKLALIGCQPLDLEDWGGPLTAPVRDRLLQAAELAAVILDQWGAPCRRRAPGEAVTPLLGNDIDLHNYETRMATIRTGG, from the coding sequence ATGGAAGCGCGTCCGCAACCGACCATCCTGGTGCTTGGCATCGGTAATATTCTCTGGGCCGACGAAGGCTTCGGCGTCCGCGCGCTGGAAACCTTCAACGCGCTCTATGCCACGCCGAAAAATGTCAGCCTGCTCGACGGCGGCACGCAAGGGCTCTATCTCGTGCAATTCGTCGAGGCGGCCGATTATCTCCTGGTGTTCGACGCCATCGATTACGGCCTCGAGCCCGGATCGTTGAAGATCGTGCAAGGCGACGAAGTGCCGAAATTCACCGGCGCGAAAAAGATGAGCCTGCACCAGACCGGCTTTCAGGAAGTGCTTTCCGCCGCCGATCTGCTCGGCTCCTATCCGGAAAAACTCGCGCTGATCGGCTGCCAGCCGCTCGATCTCGAGGACTGGGGCGGCCCGCTCACCGCGCCGGTGCGCGACCGCCTGCTCCAGGCGGCCGAACTCGCGGCGGTCATTCTCGACCAATGGGGCGCGCCCTGCCGGCGCCGGGCGCCGGGCGAGGCGGTCACGCCGCTGCTTGGCAATGACATCGACCTGCACAATTACGAAACGCGGATGGCCACGATCCGCACGGGAGGATGA
- the hypA gene encoding hydrogenase maturation nickel metallochaperone HypA — MHEMSLTESVVEILCEEAHRQGFSRVRTVWLEIGELSGVEPDAMEFCFDVVTRGTLAEGARLEIVRTAGQGWCLACEKDVALAERFGACPECGGHKVQMTAGDEMRVKELEVE, encoded by the coding sequence ATGCATGAAATGTCCTTGACCGAAAGCGTGGTCGAAATCCTATGCGAGGAGGCTCATCGCCAGGGTTTTTCGCGGGTCAGAACAGTCTGGCTGGAGATCGGCGAGCTTTCGGGCGTCGAGCCGGACGCCATGGAATTCTGCTTCGATGTCGTCACCCGCGGCACTCTGGCGGAAGGCGCGCGGCTGGAGATCGTCCGCACGGCGGGGCAGGGCTGGTGCCTCGCCTGCGAAAAGGATGTGGCGCTCGCCGAGCGCTTCGGCGCCTGCCCGGAATGCGGCGGCCACAAGGTCCAGATGACGGCGGGCGACGAAATGCGGGTGAAGGAACTGGAGGTCGAATAA
- the cybH gene encoding Ni/Fe-hydrogenase, b-type cytochrome subunit, with protein sequence MNVMTQVGDLSDSHGEKTVARRTVYVYQAPVRIWHWVNALCMVTLFITGYLIASPPDSVTGEAYDHFQMGYIRFAHFAAGQTMAALFLLRIYWAFAGNAHAKQIFYVPFWRRDFWKGVLHEIRWYAFLEKYPRQYVGHNPLAHLMMFGVFTLGTLFMIVTGFALYSEGAGRESWQYKVFGWVFSIFPNSQDVHTLHHLGMWVLVSFTMLHIYAAVREDIMSRQSMISSMISGERQFRDEDV encoded by the coding sequence ATGAATGTGATGACGCAGGTCGGCGATCTTTCGGACTCGCATGGCGAAAAAACGGTCGCGCGGCGCACCGTCTATGTCTATCAGGCGCCTGTGCGCATCTGGCACTGGGTCAACGCGCTTTGCATGGTGACGCTTTTCATCACCGGCTATCTGATCGCCTCGCCGCCGGACAGCGTGACCGGCGAGGCCTATGACCATTTCCAGATGGGCTATATCCGCTTCGCCCATTTCGCCGCCGGCCAGACCATGGCGGCGTTGTTCCTGCTCCGCATCTATTGGGCCTTCGCCGGCAACGCCCATGCCAAGCAGATTTTCTATGTTCCGTTCTGGCGCCGCGATTTCTGGAAGGGCGTGCTGCACGAAATCCGCTGGTACGCCTTTCTCGAAAAATATCCCAGGCAATATGTCGGGCATAATCCGCTCGCCCATTTGATGATGTTCGGCGTCTTCACGCTCGGAACCCTGTTCATGATCGTGACCGGCTTCGCGCTTTATTCGGAAGGCGCGGGCCGCGAGAGCTGGCAATATAAGGTGTTCGGCTGGGTGTTCTCGATCTTTCCCAACAGCCAGGACGTTCATACGCTCCATCATCTCGGCATGTGGGTTCTGGTGTCCTTCACCATGCTCCACATCTATGCCGCGGTGCGCGAGGACATCATGTCGCGCCAGTCGATGATCTCCTCGATGATTTCCGGCGAACGCCAGTTCCGCGACGAGGACGTCTGA
- the hybE gene encoding [NiFe]-hydrogenase assembly chaperone HybE, with protein sequence MDETARTALCARLAEGLEAHFRMVHAQSMKDLPICNDRLAVAGAGFRPCGDWAIGIVVTPWFMNIFAAPFAAPVAAPPGETQRLALPVGEVDFLVAEVEGFGRLLSCSLFSPMDPFVDQEAALATARAALDALLTPPAPPPEQLAARFDRRALFRGAFTEREAAT encoded by the coding sequence ATGGATGAAACCGCGCGAACCGCGCTATGCGCCCGCCTCGCCGAAGGGCTCGAGGCGCATTTCCGCATGGTCCATGCGCAATCCATGAAAGACCTGCCGATCTGCAACGACAGGCTCGCGGTCGCCGGCGCGGGCTTTCGCCCCTGCGGCGATTGGGCCATCGGAATTGTGGTCACGCCCTGGTTCATGAACATCTTCGCCGCGCCCTTCGCGGCGCCCGTCGCCGCGCCCCCCGGCGAGACGCAAAGGCTGGCTCTGCCGGTCGGTGAGGTGGATTTTCTCGTCGCCGAAGTCGAAGGCTTCGGCCGCTTGCTGAGTTGCTCGCTGTTCTCGCCGATGGACCCTTTCGTCGATCAGGAGGCCGCGCTCGCCACGGCGCGCGCCGCGCTGGACGCGCTTCTGACTCCGCCCGCGCCGCCGCCCGAACAGCTGGCCGCGCGGTTCGATCGCCGCGCCTTGTTTCGCGGCGCCTTCACCGAGCGCGAGGCGGCGACATGA
- the hypF gene encoding carbamoyltransferase HypF yields the protein MTVAAREAKEEATRLRLRLRGAVQGVGFRPFAYGLAARFALGGFVRNDAQGVTVEVEGAQTEGFVAALQRELPPLARLDGVEIETLAPRGERRFVIETTAQGVARTRIPADSATCEKCLDDLFDPSSRFHLYPFVNCTHCGPRYTLTQRLPYDRAQTSMARFPMCADCARDYADPTNRRFHAEPIACPNCGPRLSHEPAEIVAALRVGKIVALKGIGGFHLLCDARNAEAVARLRARKNREAKPFAIMVANEASVSLFARPRAEERALLRAPAHPIVLVESRKILPVSVAPDMSRIGVMLAYAPVHHLLFHAAGGRRDAPQDFVLVATSANPGGAPLIIDNDEAREKLAAIADLIVTHDRDIVTRADDSVMQMVDGAPAFLRRARGFVPEPIDLGEDGPSVLACGGHLKATLTLTREREAFVCQHVGDLSDAETFRFYRESAAHLLRLLDVKPDAYACDLHPDYLSTRFAEESGAPVLRVQHHAAHVAAIGAEHGVAGALFGAALDGHGLGQNECGKPGGNWGGEALRLDARGGFFRAGHVAPLALPGGDRAAREPLRMGVAAFAALGRLDEAAGFFASRPEAAELARIFSVRPAPFTTSLGRLFDAASALLGFSRRQDFEGQAAMRLEALVETPRALAGGFVLRETEVDFAPLLAHFIDTRPDPREGAELLHGTLIEGLGAWLAALAQPGEKIALGGGCMMNRILTEGLAGMLRENGFTPLLARKIPPNDGGLSLGQAVLARAKLKQE from the coding sequence ATGACGGTAGCGGCGCGCGAGGCGAAAGAGGAAGCGACCCGGTTGCGTCTGCGCCTGCGCGGCGCGGTGCAGGGCGTCGGCTTCCGGCCTTTCGCCTATGGGCTCGCCGCGCGCTTTGCGCTCGGCGGTTTCGTGCGCAACGACGCCCAGGGCGTGACGGTCGAAGTGGAGGGCGCGCAGACGGAAGGCTTTGTCGCGGCGCTGCAACGCGAACTGCCGCCTTTGGCGCGGCTCGACGGCGTCGAGATCGAGACTTTGGCGCCGCGCGGCGAGCGCCGCTTTGTCATCGAGACGACGGCCCAGGGCGTCGCGCGCACGCGCATTCCCGCCGATTCCGCGACCTGCGAAAAATGCCTCGACGACCTGTTCGATCCGTCGAGCCGCTTTCATCTCTATCCTTTCGTCAATTGCACCCATTGCGGCCCGCGCTATACGCTTACCCAGCGCCTGCCCTACGATCGCGCCCAGACCTCGATGGCGCGCTTTCCCATGTGCGCGGATTGCGCGCGCGATTACGCCGATCCCACCAATCGCCGCTTCCACGCCGAGCCGATCGCCTGCCCCAATTGCGGCCCGCGCCTGTCGCACGAGCCGGCGGAAATCGTCGCCGCCTTGCGCGTCGGAAAGATCGTCGCCCTGAAAGGGATCGGCGGCTTTCATCTGCTCTGCGACGCCAGGAACGCCGAAGCCGTCGCCCGTCTGCGCGCGCGGAAAAACCGCGAAGCCAAACCTTTCGCGATCATGGTCGCCAATGAGGCTTCCGTTTCGCTGTTCGCACGGCCGCGCGCGGAAGAACGCGCGCTCCTGCGCGCGCCCGCTCACCCCATCGTTCTCGTCGAGAGCCGAAAGATCCTGCCCGTCTCGGTTGCGCCGGATATGTCGCGTATTGGCGTAATGCTGGCCTATGCGCCGGTCCATCATCTGTTGTTTCACGCCGCCGGCGGACGGCGCGACGCGCCACAGGATTTTGTTCTGGTCGCGACCTCGGCCAATCCCGGCGGCGCGCCGCTCATCATCGACAATGACGAGGCGCGGGAAAAGCTCGCCGCGATCGCCGACTTGATCGTCACGCACGACCGCGACATCGTCACGCGCGCCGACGACAGCGTGATGCAGATGGTGGACGGCGCTCCGGCCTTTCTGCGCCGCGCCCGCGGCTTCGTTCCCGAGCCGATCGACCTCGGCGAGGACGGCCCCTCAGTGCTCGCCTGCGGCGGCCATCTCAAGGCGACGCTCACTTTGACGCGCGAACGGGAAGCGTTCGTCTGCCAGCATGTCGGTGATCTTTCGGACGCCGAGACCTTTCGCTTCTATCGCGAAAGCGCGGCGCATCTGTTGCGCCTGCTCGATGTGAAGCCGGACGCCTACGCCTGCGATCTCCATCCCGATTATCTTTCGACGCGCTTTGCGGAAGAAAGCGGCGCGCCGGTCCTGCGCGTCCAGCATCACGCCGCCCATGTCGCGGCGATCGGCGCGGAACATGGCGTCGCCGGCGCGCTGTTCGGCGCGGCGCTCGACGGCCATGGCCTTGGCCAGAATGAATGCGGCAAGCCCGGCGGCAATTGGGGCGGCGAAGCTCTGCGGCTCGACGCGCGCGGCGGCTTTTTCCGCGCGGGCCATGTCGCGCCCTTGGCCCTGCCCGGCGGCGACCGCGCCGCGCGCGAGCCTTTGCGCATGGGCGTTGCGGCATTTGCGGCGCTCGGCCGCCTCGACGAGGCGGCGGGCTTTTTCGCGTCGCGGCCGGAGGCTGCCGAGCTTGCGCGGATTTTTTCCGTGCGGCCGGCGCCTTTCACCACCAGTCTCGGCCGGCTGTTCGACGCCGCCTCCGCTCTGCTCGGCTTTTCGCGCCGTCAGGATTTCGAGGGACAGGCGGCGATGCGGCTCGAAGCCCTGGTCGAAACGCCGCGCGCGCTCGCCGGCGGCTTCGTGTTGCGCGAGACTGAAGTTGATTTCGCGCCGCTTCTCGCCCATTTCATCGACACGCGGCCTGATCCGCGCGAGGGCGCGGAATTGCTGCATGGAACGCTCATCGAAGGGCTTGGTGCGTGGCTCGCGGCTTTGGCTCAGCCGGGCGAGAAAATAGCGCTTGGCGGCGGTTGCATGATGAACAGGATTCTGACGGAAGGTCTCGCAGGAATGCTGCGCGAAAATGGCTTTACGCCGCTGCTCGCGCGAAAAATTCCGCCAAACGATGGCGGCCTGTCGCTCGGCCAGGCGGTTCTGGCGCGTGCGAAGTTGAAGCAGGAGTAA